Proteins encoded together in one Bosea sp. (in: a-proteobacteria) window:
- a CDS encoding N-acyl homoserine lactonase family protein: MTSLDSYFDFPSLAGKPDCAPFEVYALRYATRTGTRNDYFLERDPHDGPATLDYYVWLARSPDRTILIDTGFSRESAERRRRDMLRCPIDSLKLLGVEPSELRDVVLTHLHFDHSGNLDMLPNATIHLQDAEMAFATGRYMRFSCCGGPYELEDVVRLLRLNYAGRIAFHDGAGELCPGVSLHRVGGHSAGQQFVRIWTRKGWLVVASDASHFYENFETYRPFFLNVHVGQALDGYTALRRLASAPEMIVPGHDPLVMERFPPAREDLAGIAVRLD; the protein is encoded by the coding sequence ATGACCTCACTCGACAGCTATTTCGACTTTCCCTCGTTGGCTGGAAAACCCGACTGTGCCCCTTTCGAGGTCTATGCCCTGCGCTATGCGACGCGCACGGGCACGCGCAACGACTACTTCCTGGAGCGTGACCCCCATGACGGGCCGGCTACGCTCGACTACTACGTCTGGCTTGCCCGGTCCCCCGACCGGACGATCCTGATCGATACCGGCTTCTCGCGCGAGAGTGCCGAGCGCCGTCGCCGCGACATGCTGCGCTGCCCGATCGATTCCCTGAAGCTCCTGGGCGTCGAGCCGTCCGAGCTGCGCGACGTCGTGCTGACCCATCTCCATTTCGATCATTCCGGCAACCTCGACATGCTGCCGAATGCGACGATCCATCTTCAGGATGCCGAGATGGCTTTTGCGACGGGGCGTTACATGCGGTTCTCCTGCTGCGGCGGCCCCTACGAGCTCGAGGACGTGGTTCGCCTGCTTCGCCTCAACTATGCCGGGCGCATCGCGTTTCACGACGGCGCCGGGGAGCTTTGCCCGGGGGTTTCCCTCCATCGCGTCGGCGGGCATAGCGCGGGGCAGCAATTCGTCAGGATCTGGACGCGCAAGGGCTGGCTCGTCGTCGCTTCGGATGCGAGCCATTTCTATGAGAATTTCGAGACGTACCGGCCCTTCTTCCTCAATGTTCACGTCGGGCAGGCGCTGGATGGGTACACGGCGCTGCGGCGGCTGGCGAGCGCGCCGGAGATGATCGTTCCCGGCCATGATCCGCTGGTCATGGAGCGTTTTCCGCCGGCGCGAGAGGATCTCGCCGGCATCGCCGTGCGTCTCGATTGA